The genomic stretch tccaaaaatgaaaatgatactAAAATAGAGGGCAGAGACTCACCCCCATCAGCTGAGAAAGTAATGAAATCTAAAAGATCTATCAAATCAAATGTAattgagagagaaaaaaaattggtgaaGAAGCAAGCGATCGCAGCTGCTACCCTGAAGAAACACTCATCTCTTTCAGGACCCTCAGCCTCGTTAGAAGAAGGCGAAACTGTTGATAATAAACCAACTTCAAGGATTTCTCTGTCTGCTCAGAAAGTCGAAAGAAGTGTACCTAGTGAGCAACCTGTAATACTGGCACATCTTCATGAGCTAGTGGACCTACCTCCACTACTATTGTCAGAAGATTCATCAGATGAAGAGGTGAAAAAATCTCCGAAATCGGTTCCGCGTGCTCGAAAGACCAGCTTGTTGGGTAAAACTAGCATGTTTTTTAGTAGTGATGATACTTTTGAGTCTGAAAATGACAAACCAACTTCTATTTTAGTAAAAGAGAGTCTGAACTCTCAGGTATTTAGCAGCGATAGCTGTCAGACACTGCCAACAGAACAGATAAGGTTTAAAGACCCAATAAGTATCAAAGAGGTAAACAACAACCAAAAGGTAATTAGCTGTAAACCATATTcctctaaaaatgaaaaagatgttAAAGTAGAGGGCAGAGACTCGGCCCCAGCAGCCCAAAATATCATGAAAACTAAAAGGACTATTACAACAAATGTTattgagagagaaaaaaaaatggaagataaGAAGAAGCAAGCAATCTCATCATCTCTTTCAGGACCTTCAAATTCGTTAGAAAAAGGTGAAATTGTTGATAACAAGCAAACTACAATGATTTCTCTGTTCGCTAACCAAAACGATATAAGTAAGCATAGTGGCATGCCTCCATTACTGGCACACGTGCCTTCACTACTGCTATCAGAAGATTCATCAGATGAAGAGGTACAAAAGTCACCAAAATTTATTCCACGTGTTCAGAAAACCAGCTTGTTGTGTAAAACCAGAATATTTTCTAGTAGTACTGATACTTCTGAGTCCGAAAGTGACGAGCCACCTTCTATTGTAGTTGAAGAGAGTCGGTGTCAGAAACGACCTCGATATGCCTCATCAGAGAGGTGTGTTTCGCGTATTAAAAGAGTCACATCCCTAAGAATACCTCCTGAAACTGTTACCACAGATCATAGAGACTACATTGAGACTAAACCTGCTGAGGTTAGGACAGATCTTGAGAAGGAGTTTGCTGATTCGTCTAGCCTGGCAAAAAATTATTCGGCGAAAAAAACGTCATCAAAAGAtgtcattgaaaaagaaaaaaaatt from Artemia franciscana unplaced genomic scaffold, ASM3288406v1 PGA_scaffold_108, whole genome shotgun sequence encodes the following:
- the LOC136041151 gene encoding enolase-phosphatase E1-like, encoding MKPPKEPKESKSSKEKSKEWSSVKLEGGEDEKDKRKQKKYDKIKHVEPEKEEFRIVTDKVKELIEKDKEKTKELDKSHKSDDKSKEKMEKPEKSSKQKTEEKSYIVEKEKPSREKFIGAKNEQKKDDRNSKSEEKKNSEHKEKRKKDNESKSSEKLINIKHSTDKKEVRDQVTVEQKDIVPKVNTEFKDIIREGVTEILLANKVKVKKDSTTYVSAISLSSTSQVFSGYSSQTLSTEQKKFKAPRGNKEVNNNQEVINGKLCSASKNENDTKIEGRDSPPSAEKVMKSKRSIKSNVIEREKKLVKKQAIAAATLKKHSSLSGPSASLEEGETVDNKPTSRISLSAQKVERSVPSEQPVILAHLHELVDLPPLLLSEDSSDEEVKKSPKSVPRARKTSLLGKTSMFFSSDDTFESENDKPTSILVKESLNSQVFSSDSCQTLPTEQIRFKDPISIKEVNNNQKVISCKPYSSKNEKDVKVEGRDSAPAAQNIMKTKRTITTNVIEREKKMEDKKKQAISSSLSGPSNSLEKGEIVDNKQTTMISLFANQNDISKHSGMPPLLAHVPSLLLSEDSSDEEVQKSPKFIPRVQKTSLLCKTRIFSSSTDTSESESDEPPSIVVEESRCQKRPRYASSERCVSRIKRVTSLRIPPETVTTDHRDYIETKPAEVRTDLEKEFADSSSLAKNYSAKKTSSKDVIEKEKKLMDKKRQEIGAAKLKKRLSFLSESSTSSNTSFALVKQSLPQKRPRDASSERCVPLLKRVPSPRLPFEPVIRQEPVTPVHEDYQETKPDRLQCKDYNSEFSNPYRFTKDHLEDLMELQRRVSSVSDPNTAQKIVEIVEETGCFEYTAKTFDFNASKLDVVTVRKLRNLLSF